TGGGAGTATGCGCTGATTCGAATGGTCAACGGGCGCGAGGTTGCCCTCTACTACTCCACCAGTGCCCGCCGTTTCCAAGTGGACCTGACGGGACTTAGCTTCTAGAGCGCTTAGAACTTCTCTTGCGGGCCAAGACGGCGAAGCTTCTTGATCGCCCGGAGCTCGATCTGGCGCACCCGCTCGCGTGTCACGTGGAGCTGCTGCCCGACCTCTTCAAGGGTGCATGGCGCATCGCCTTCCAGTCCGAAGCGCAGCGACAGCACCTCACGCTCGCGGTCAGAGAGCTGAGACAGTACGCCCTCAAGCTCCTCGCGGCGGATCAGGTTCATCGCCACATCGGACGGAGTGGGGGTGGATTGGGCCTGGAGAAAATCACCCAGCTGCGACGACTCACGGTCCCCGATGGGAGCTTCCAGAGAGAGGGGCTCTGCCGCCGCCCGCAGGATCTCATCGACTCGCTCTGGGGCCATGGAGACGGCTGCGGCGATCTCCTCTAGGCTGGGCTCACGGGCGAGCTCTTGCCGCAGAGTTCCTGCCGTGCGAGAGACCTTGTGGATCATGTCGGCGACATAGACCGGGATGCGGATGGTGCGCCCTTGGTTGATCACGGCACGGGCGATAGAGCGGCGAATCCACCAGGTGGCGTAGGTGGAGAAGCGGAAGCCACGGTCTGGGTCGAATTTTTCAACCGCGCGGATCAGG
This genomic interval from Armatimonas rosea contains the following:
- a CDS encoding sigma-70 family RNA polymerase sigma factor is translated as MGSLPLKDHPVFSTMNRGRATSLPDSNREFSSPLSEEEDEFTAPTLTFSDDLDEEKESASALDAREHEQQLRRYLGHSRSSRLLTALEEVSLARRVARGDQQAKDMLIESNLRLVISVARRYSVPGVALADLIQEGTIGLIRAVEKFDPDRGFRFSTYATWWIRRSIARAVINQGRTIRIPVYVADMIHKVSRTAGTLRQELAREPSLEEIAAAVSMAPERVDEILRAAAEPLSLEAPIGDRESSQLGDFLQAQSTPTPSDVAMNLIRREELEGVLSQLSDREREVLSLRFGLEGDAPCTLEEVGQQLHVTRERVRQIELRAIKKLRRLGPQEKF